A single genomic interval of Lactococcus sp. S-13 harbors:
- a CDS encoding GNAT family N-acetyltransferase, whose amino-acid sequence MTHQWKLKTFDELNTTEMYQLLSLRTAVFVVEQNCPYQELDGKDQVSKHLWLENEAGEIMALCRLLPQKISFPESSIGRVLVNPAFRGQKLGHELVEKALEVLKADGESAVTIEAQYYLRDFYASFGFVENSDAFYEDGIKHVNMILTF is encoded by the coding sequence ATGACACATCAGTGGAAACTTAAAACTTTTGACGAATTAAATACGACCGAAATGTACCAGTTGCTGAGCTTGCGAACGGCCGTTTTTGTCGTCGAACAAAACTGCCCATACCAAGAACTTGATGGAAAAGATCAAGTTTCCAAGCACCTCTGGCTAGAAAACGAAGCAGGTGAAATCATGGCCTTGTGCCGCTTGCTCCCTCAAAAGATTTCCTTTCCAGAAAGTTCAATCGGTCGTGTGCTAGTCAATCCCGCTTTTCGTGGTCAAAAATTAGGTCATGAGCTGGTAGAAAAAGCTTTGGAAGTCTTGAAAGCTGACGGCGAATCAGCCGTGACTATTGAAGCGCAGTACTACTTACGTGATTTTTATGCTTCCTTTGGCTTTGTGGAAAACTCTGACGCATTTTACGAAGACGGCATCAAGCACGTCAATATGATTTTGACGTTCTAA
- a CDS encoding 3'-5' exonuclease, with the protein MKEKYVVFDFETTGFSAQKNEIIQIGAVKYDENDVEIARFNQLVKNQRSYVSSEITELTGIKPADLLNQPTIEEILPEFLAFIEGHLLVAHNAPFDVSFLYQAIIDCALTGVEAFRVYDTLAESKRLLQMSSYALVNFKELLGVSDLRSHDALNDCLITAKLYHYLQKSEQNVSEKILTEILELGENADANEQLDLFGENTDEITESLRRKLNLPITKALVYYRQDLTRKWQKFDVTGIRIEQEYSTGASLSVTLYHTEQVRIHSDFLKEMQKANFVSEMEEEK; encoded by the coding sequence ATGAAAGAAAAATACGTCGTTTTTGACTTTGAAACCACTGGTTTCTCTGCTCAAAAAAATGAAATTATCCAAATCGGTGCGGTAAAATATGACGAAAACGATGTTGAAATCGCACGGTTTAACCAATTAGTCAAAAATCAGCGATCCTATGTCTCCTCAGAAATTACAGAATTAACTGGAATTAAGCCTGCAGATTTGCTCAATCAGCCAACGATTGAAGAAATCCTGCCAGAATTTTTGGCCTTTATCGAAGGACATCTTTTGGTGGCTCATAATGCGCCTTTTGATGTGAGTTTTTTGTACCAAGCCATTATTGATTGTGCGCTTACGGGTGTGGAAGCCTTTCGAGTTTATGATACTTTGGCTGAAAGTAAACGTCTTTTGCAGATGTCTTCTTATGCGCTGGTCAATTTTAAAGAGTTGCTGGGCGTCAGTGATTTACGCTCGCATGATGCGCTTAATGACTGTCTGATTACGGCGAAACTTTATCATTATTTACAAAAAAGTGAGCAAAATGTCTCAGAGAAAATACTGACGGAAATTTTGGAGCTTGGAGAAAATGCTGACGCAAATGAACAGCTTGATTTGTTTGGAGAAAATACTGACGAAATCACTGAAAGTCTGCGCCGTAAGCTCAATTTACCCATCACCAAAGCTCTAGTCTACTATCGCCAAGATTTGACACGAAAATGGCAAAAATTTGACGTAACAGGCATCCGGATTGAGCAGGAATACTCAACTGGTGCGAGTTTAAGTGTGACCTTATATCATACCGAACAAGTTAGGATTCATTCGGATTTTCTGAAAGAAATGCAAAAAGCCAATTTCGTCAGTGAAATGGAGGAAGAAAAATGA
- a CDS encoding Type 1 glutamine amidotransferase-like domain-containing protein yields the protein MKREKMRLILASAPEGKEKFIRQIEKWLGKSRADISVCLINEALAQSDDDCRWLLSAFSSLATTFGGKLTFANLRALSPEQLKTKMLGYDLIWCFGGYTNELLETFEKTGFSELLPKLLAGKIWVGSSAGACVLAKNYLGLLDFSISPHEKLTIFKENTYFLTDSAGLIVDNHEILLIENAV from the coding sequence ATGAAAAGAGAAAAAATGCGTTTGATTTTAGCATCTGCGCCAGAAGGTAAGGAAAAATTCATTCGACAAATTGAAAAATGGCTGGGCAAATCTCGCGCCGACATCTCGGTCTGTCTGATTAACGAAGCGCTCGCCCAGTCAGATGATGATTGTCGCTGGCTTTTATCGGCATTTTCAAGTTTGGCCACAACTTTTGGTGGCAAACTGACTTTTGCCAATTTGCGGGCGCTGTCGCCTGAGCAGCTCAAGACTAAAATGTTGGGCTACGATTTGATTTGGTGTTTTGGTGGCTACACTAATGAATTGCTAGAAACCTTTGAGAAAACTGGTTTTTCTGAACTTTTGCCAAAACTTTTGGCAGGAAAAATCTGGGTGGGTTCATCAGCAGGCGCTTGCGTTTTGGCGAAAAATTATCTGGGGCTGCTGGATTTCTCAATTTCTCCTCATGAAAAACTTACGATTTTCAAAGAAAATACTTATTTTCTGACTGACTCAGCAGGGCTGATTGTTGATAATCATGAGATTTTGCTGATAGAGAATGCTGTATAA
- the parE gene encoding DNA topoisomerase IV subunit B, producing MVIDINNYDDSAIQVLEGLDAVRKRPGMYIGSTDGTGLHHLVWEIVDNAVDEALSGFGNKISVTINTDGSLSVEDEGRGMPVGQHAMGIPTVEVIFTILHAGGKFGQGGYKTSGGLHGVGSSVVNALSTWLEVEITRDGTVYRQRFENGGHPVTTLEKIGKAPKSKTGTKVTFMPDATIFSTTEFKYGIISERLNESAFLLKEVTISLEDQRTDEKAEFHYENGVQDFVTYLNEDKDSLTPVLYFEGKQDGFEVEVAMQYNDGYSENMLSFVNNVRTKDGGTHEAGLKTAITKAMNEYARKTNLLKDKDKNLEGSDYREGLTAVLSVLIPEEHLQFEGQTKDKLGSPLARPIVDGLVAEKLSFYLMENGELAQNLIRKAIKAREAREAARKAREDSRNGKKNKKDKGLLSGKLTPAQTKNPNKNELYLVEGDSAGGSAKQGRDRKFQAILPLRGKVINTEKAKMQDILKNEEINTMIYTIGAGVGADFTLADRNYDKIIIMTDADTDGAHIQTLLLTFFYRYMKPLVEAGHIYIALPPLYKMSEGKGKKEKIEYAWTDGELAELRKHFGKNANLQRYKGLGEMNADQLWETTMNPESRTLIQVTIDDAAQAEKRVSVLMGDKVEPRRKWIENNVKFTMEEETVF from the coding sequence ATGGTAATAGATATCAATAATTATGATGACAGTGCGATTCAAGTCTTAGAAGGGCTTGACGCTGTTAGAAAACGTCCAGGGATGTATATTGGATCAACAGATGGTACAGGTTTGCATCATTTGGTGTGGGAGATTGTTGATAATGCTGTCGATGAAGCTTTGTCTGGTTTTGGAAATAAAATTTCGGTTACAATCAATACAGATGGCTCTTTGTCCGTAGAAGATGAAGGGCGTGGGATGCCTGTCGGACAGCACGCAATGGGGATTCCGACGGTCGAGGTAATTTTTACCATTCTCCACGCGGGAGGGAAATTTGGTCAAGGGGGCTACAAAACTTCTGGTGGTTTGCACGGGGTAGGGTCTTCTGTTGTAAATGCTTTATCCACTTGGTTGGAAGTAGAAATCACGCGTGACGGAACCGTTTATCGCCAACGTTTTGAAAATGGTGGTCATCCCGTAACGACTTTGGAAAAAATTGGCAAAGCACCAAAATCTAAAACGGGTACAAAAGTTACTTTTATGCCAGATGCGACGATTTTTTCAACCACAGAATTTAAGTACGGTATTATCTCTGAACGTTTAAATGAATCAGCTTTCTTGCTCAAAGAAGTAACCATTAGCCTTGAAGATCAACGAACAGATGAAAAGGCAGAATTTCATTATGAGAATGGTGTGCAGGATTTTGTTACTTATCTCAATGAAGATAAGGACAGTTTGACACCAGTGTTATATTTTGAGGGCAAACAAGACGGTTTTGAAGTCGAAGTAGCCATGCAATATAATGACGGTTATTCAGAAAATATGCTCTCATTTGTCAATAATGTTCGAACCAAAGACGGTGGAACGCATGAAGCTGGTTTGAAAACAGCCATTACTAAGGCGATGAATGAGTATGCTCGAAAAACGAACTTGCTCAAGGACAAGGATAAAAATCTGGAAGGTTCAGATTACCGTGAGGGCTTGACAGCGGTGCTGTCGGTTTTGATTCCCGAGGAGCATTTGCAATTTGAAGGGCAGACTAAGGACAAATTAGGCTCCCCTTTGGCTCGCCCGATTGTGGACGGTTTGGTGGCTGAAAAGCTCAGTTTCTACTTGATGGAAAATGGCGAATTGGCTCAGAATTTGATACGTAAGGCCATCAAAGCGCGCGAAGCCCGTGAAGCGGCTAGAAAAGCGCGTGAAGATTCCCGAAATGGCAAAAAGAACAAGAAAGACAAAGGCCTTTTGTCTGGTAAATTGACCCCAGCTCAAACTAAAAACCCTAACAAAAACGAACTTTATCTAGTCGAAGGAGATTCGGCTGGTGGCTCAGCCAAACAAGGGCGCGACCGCAAGTTCCAAGCTATCTTGCCTCTGCGTGGTAAGGTTATCAACACGGAAAAGGCCAAAATGCAGGACATTCTCAAAAATGAGGAAATCAACACCATGATTTACACCATTGGTGCAGGTGTTGGGGCTGATTTTACCTTGGCTGACCGTAACTATGACAAAATTATCATCATGACCGATGCCGACACGGACGGCGCTCACATTCAAACGCTCTTGCTGACTTTCTTTTACCGCTACATGAAACCGCTGGTGGAAGCGGGGCACATCTACATTGCCCTGCCGCCCCTTTACAAAATGAGCGAAGGTAAAGGGAAAAAGGAAAAGATTGAATACGCCTGGACTGATGGCGAACTAGCTGAGTTACGTAAGCATTTTGGTAAAAATGCTAACCTGCAACGTTACAAAGGGCTTGGTGAAATGAACGCGGATCAGCTTTGGGAAACGACCATGAATCCTGAAAGCCGTACTTTGATTCAAGTGACTATTGACGATGCCGCACAAGCTGAGAAACGTGTATCTGTGCTTATGGGGGACAAGGTTGAACCTCGCCGGAAATGGATTGAAAACAACGTGAAATTTACGATGGAAGAAGAAACGGTCTTTTAA
- the plsY gene encoding glycerol-3-phosphate 1-O-acyltransferase PlsY: protein MTIFILVVVCYLLGAIPAGLWVGQIFFKKNLHDFGSGNTGTTNTFRILGVKAGIAVFLFDLLKGTLATLLPVFFHVHSVSPLVFGLIAVIGHTLSVFDHFKGGKAVATSGGVILGFSPLFLIYLLVVFFVFLWLFSMISLSSIAAAVAALIGVFFFPSIHFILPTYDWFFSLIICALALIIILRHISNLKRIKNHAESLVPFGLNLSHQKKK, encoded by the coding sequence ATGACTATTTTTATTCTTGTCGTTGTGTGCTACCTTTTAGGTGCTATCCCTGCTGGTTTATGGGTCGGTCAGATTTTTTTCAAAAAAAATCTGCATGATTTTGGATCAGGAAATACGGGAACAACGAACACTTTTCGGATTCTTGGCGTTAAAGCCGGAATCGCCGTCTTTTTATTTGATTTACTCAAAGGAACTTTAGCAACACTTTTACCCGTCTTCTTCCATGTCCACAGCGTTTCCCCGCTTGTTTTTGGCTTGATTGCGGTGATTGGACATACTTTGTCGGTCTTTGATCATTTCAAAGGAGGCAAGGCTGTCGCGACTTCTGGCGGTGTCATCTTAGGCTTTAGTCCACTTTTTTTAATCTATCTGCTTGTGGTTTTCTTTGTTTTTCTCTGGCTCTTTAGTATGATTAGCCTGTCAAGCATTGCTGCTGCAGTCGCTGCTTTAATTGGTGTCTTCTTCTTCCCAAGCATTCATTTTATCTTGCCAACTTATGACTGGTTCTTTTCTTTAATTATTTGTGCCTTGGCTTTGATTATTATTTTGAGACACATTTCCAATTTAAAACGCATCAAAAATCACGCCGAATCCCTTGTACCCTTTGGCTTGAACTTATCTCATCAAAAGAAAAAGTAA
- the nrdH gene encoding glutaredoxin-like protein NrdH has translation MVTVYSKNNCMQCKMVKKWLGEHDVAFNEINIDEQPEFVEKVIEMGFRAAPVVTKGDFAFSGFRPSELAKLA, from the coding sequence ATGGTTACAGTTTATTCAAAAAATAATTGTATGCAATGTAAAATGGTCAAAAAATGGCTTGGCGAACACGATGTCGCTTTTAACGAAATTAACATTGATGAACAACCTGAATTTGTCGAAAAAGTTATCGAAATGGGCTTCCGTGCAGCACCAGTCGTGACTAAAGGCGATTTCGCTTTCTCTGGTTTTCGTCCTAGTGAATTAGCAAAGTTGGCTTAA
- the nrdI gene encoding class Ib ribonucleoside-diphosphate reductase assembly flavoprotein NrdI, which yields MKLVYFSVTGQTRRFVGKTTLPHVEILPDDDLEMDEPFLLITPSYAEESPTVSKSIDVMDPVFDFMAYNDNYKLCRGIIGTGNRNFAGIYIFTAKELSAKYQIPLLYDFEFNGTPTDVAAVEKIAQQLDHGAKVTFKNPL from the coding sequence ATGAAACTTGTTTATTTCAGTGTTACTGGCCAGACCAGACGTTTCGTCGGAAAGACAACTCTGCCTCATGTCGAAATTTTGCCTGATGATGATTTGGAAATGGATGAGCCTTTCCTTCTCATCACCCCAAGCTACGCCGAAGAATCACCCACCGTATCTAAGTCAATTGACGTTATGGATCCTGTGTTTGACTTTATGGCTTACAACGATAATTACAAGCTTTGTCGTGGCATTATCGGAACAGGTAATCGAAATTTTGCAGGAATTTATATTTTCACAGCAAAGGAACTTTCGGCTAAGTATCAAATTCCGCTTTTATACGATTTTGAGTTCAATGGTACACCAACTGATGTGGCTGCGGTCGAAAAAATTGCTCAACAGCTGGATCACGGAGCTAAGGTAACTTTTAAAAATCCACTGTGA
- the nrdE gene encoding class 1b ribonucleoside-diphosphate reductase subunit alpha codes for MSLKQLKDVTYFKLNNEINIPVNGAIPLAKDKEAITAFFKENVQPNRFTAETYMDKLNWLVKEEYLEAEFLALYSPEFITVLRKELAAFEFHFDSFMAAYKFYNQYAMKNNDGSLYLEDFEDRVLMNALYMADGSEKLAHDLAFAMINRRYQPATPTFLNAGRKRRGEFVSCFLLQLTDDMNSIGRTINSALQLSKNGGGVGLNLTNLRAAGAPIKGYDGVAAGVVPVMKLFEDSFSYANQLGQRQGAGVVYLSIFHPDIMQFLSTKKENADEKIRVKTLSLGVTVPDKFYELVKKGETMYLFEPYFVEKHYGKPFSEVDLTAEYDNMVANPDIRKTAISARELEQELSKLQQESGYPYVINVDTVNAANPIDGVISMSNLCSEILQVQTPSVLNDDQTYKTLGTDVACNLGSTNVLNMMTSADEFGSSVESMVRALTFISETSNLDTVPTVRKGNDEMHAIGLGAMGLHSFLAKNQIHYDSKEAVEFTSVYFMLLNYYTLVASNKLAVEKGSSFKTFEKSAYADGSYFDKYVSHDYFAAVSPKVQALFEGIDVPSLADWAALRETVKASGLYNSYRMAVAPNGSISYINDCSSSIHPIVNRIEERQEKKVGKIYYPAAGLSTETIPYYKSAYDTDMRAVIDVYAAATEHVDQGLSLTLFMRSTLPEGLYEWKVATNKMTTRDLSILRNYAFKKGIKTIYYVRTFTDDQEEVGANQCESCVI; via the coding sequence ATGTCTTTAAAACAACTCAAAGATGTCACTTATTTTAAGCTAAATAATGAAATCAATATTCCTGTCAACGGCGCTATCCCGCTTGCCAAAGACAAGGAAGCCATCACCGCATTTTTCAAAGAAAATGTTCAACCTAATCGCTTCACCGCTGAAACTTACATGGACAAGCTCAATTGGCTGGTCAAAGAAGAATATTTAGAAGCTGAATTTTTAGCTCTATACAGTCCAGAATTTATCACGGTTTTGCGCAAAGAGCTGGCAGCTTTTGAATTTCATTTTGATTCATTCATGGCGGCTTATAAATTTTATAATCAATATGCCATGAAAAACAACGACGGCTCACTTTATCTGGAAGACTTTGAAGATCGTGTGCTCATGAACGCACTTTACATGGCTGACGGCTCTGAAAAATTGGCCCATGATTTGGCCTTTGCCATGATTAACCGCCGTTATCAGCCTGCAACTCCGACTTTTTTGAACGCTGGTCGTAAACGTCGGGGCGAATTTGTGTCATGTTTTCTTTTGCAACTGACTGATGACATGAACTCAATCGGACGTACTATTAACTCTGCTTTGCAACTGTCTAAAAACGGTGGAGGAGTTGGTTTGAACCTGACCAATCTGCGTGCTGCTGGTGCACCAATCAAGGGTTATGATGGTGTGGCTGCTGGAGTTGTGCCGGTCATGAAATTGTTCGAAGACAGCTTTTCATATGCTAACCAGCTCGGTCAACGTCAAGGTGCTGGTGTGGTTTATCTGTCGATTTTCCACCCCGACATCATGCAATTTTTATCCACCAAAAAAGAGAACGCCGATGAAAAAATTCGGGTCAAGACTTTGTCACTAGGTGTGACAGTGCCTGATAAATTCTACGAATTGGTCAAAAAAGGCGAAACCATGTACTTGTTTGAGCCATACTTTGTCGAAAAACACTATGGTAAACCTTTCTCAGAAGTCGATTTGACCGCCGAATACGACAATATGGTGGCCAATCCAGACATTCGCAAGACAGCAATTTCTGCTCGTGAACTGGAGCAAGAATTGTCTAAACTGCAACAAGAATCAGGCTATCCTTACGTCATCAACGTGGATACGGTAAACGCCGCAAATCCTATTGACGGGGTCATTTCCATGTCCAACCTTTGCTCAGAAATCTTGCAAGTGCAGACACCATCTGTCTTAAATGATGATCAAACTTACAAAACTTTGGGCACTGACGTAGCTTGTAACCTTGGCTCAACTAACGTGCTCAACATGATGACTTCTGCTGATGAATTTGGCAGTTCTGTCGAATCTATGGTGCGGGCGCTGACTTTCATCTCTGAAACGTCAAATCTGGACACTGTGCCAACCGTCCGCAAAGGAAATGACGAAATGCACGCGATTGGCCTTGGTGCTATGGGCTTGCATTCATTTTTAGCGAAAAATCAAATTCATTATGACAGCAAGGAAGCCGTTGAATTTACTAGCGTTTATTTCATGTTGCTCAATTATTATACTTTGGTGGCCTCAAATAAATTGGCAGTTGAAAAAGGTTCTTCTTTCAAAACTTTCGAAAAATCGGCTTACGCTGACGGCAGCTATTTTGATAAATATGTCAGCCATGATTATTTTGCGGCTGTTTCACCAAAGGTACAAGCTTTGTTTGAGGGCATTGATGTGCCAAGTCTGGCTGACTGGGCGGCTTTGCGTGAAACGGTGAAAGCTTCTGGGCTTTACAATTCTTACCGCATGGCGGTGGCGCCAAATGGTTCGATTTCTTACATCAATGACTGTTCTTCTTCGATTCACCCCATCGTCAACCGGATTGAGGAACGCCAGGAAAAGAAAGTCGGCAAGATTTATTATCCTGCGGCTGGACTTTCAACCGAAACCATCCCTTACTACAAATCAGCTTATGACACCGATATGCGGGCGGTCATTGACGTTTATGCAGCGGCAACGGAACACGTTGACCAAGGCTTGTCATTGACTTTGTTCATGCGCTCAACTTTGCCAGAAGGCTTGTACGAATGGAAAGTGGCCACTAACAAAATGACCACACGTGATTTGTCAATTTTGCGCAATTATGCTTTCAAAAAAGGTATCAAAACCATTTACTACGTCCGCACCTTTACTGACGACCAAGAGGAAGTCGGTGCTAACCAGTGCGAAAGCTGTGTGATTTAA
- the nrdF gene encoding class 1b ribonucleoside-diphosphate reductase subunit beta, translating into MSENENLTVPTYYSAIDWNSIEDSIDKYTWEKLTSQFWLDTRVPVSNDLDDWRKLPQVERDTFAKAFAGLTLLDTLQSVDGAEVLKHDARTPQEIACFNNIQFMESVHAKSYSTIFSTLNTKKEIEELFNWVDTNVYMQTKAEIINKIYETGTALQKKVASVFLETCLFYSGFYTPLRYLGSNKMINSAEIIKLIIRDESVHGTYIGYKFQLGFNELSDEEQSDFRDWMYALLYELYENEEKYTHLLYDEVGWSEEVLTFIRYNANKALMNLGQDPLFPDTAADVNPVVMNGISTSSSNHDFFSQVGNSYLLGEVEAMSDDDYNI; encoded by the coding sequence ATGTCTGAAAATGAAAATTTGACGGTGCCGACTTATTACAGCGCCATTGACTGGAATTCCATTGAGGATTCGATTGATAAATACACTTGGGAAAAGCTGACCAGCCAGTTTTGGCTAGATACGCGTGTGCCTGTGTCTAATGACTTGGACGACTGGCGCAAATTGCCCCAAGTGGAACGGGATACTTTTGCTAAAGCCTTTGCTGGCTTGACTTTGCTGGACACTTTACAATCGGTGGACGGTGCTGAAGTGCTCAAACACGACGCCCGCACACCGCAGGAAATTGCTTGTTTCAACAACATTCAATTTATGGAATCAGTCCACGCCAAGTCTTACTCTACGATTTTCTCGACTTTGAACACCAAAAAGGAAATCGAAGAGCTCTTTAACTGGGTGGATACCAACGTTTATATGCAAACCAAAGCTGAGATTATCAATAAAATCTACGAAACTGGCACAGCTTTGCAAAAAAAAGTCGCTTCGGTTTTCTTGGAAACTTGCCTCTTCTACTCTGGTTTTTACACGCCCCTGCGCTATCTGGGCAGCAACAAGATGATTAACTCGGCGGAAATCATCAAGCTGATCATTCGTGACGAGTCTGTCCACGGGACATATATCGGCTACAAGTTCCAGCTGGGCTTCAATGAGCTGTCTGACGAGGAGCAAAGCGACTTCCGCGACTGGATGTACGCCCTCCTTTACGAGCTTTATGAAAATGAAGAAAAGTACACACACCTGCTCTACGACGAGGTCGGCTGGAGCGAGGAAGTGCTGACTTTCATCCGATACAATGCTAACAAAGCCCTGATGAATCTGGGGCAAGACCCGCTTTTCCCAGACACAGCGGCCGACGTCAATCCAGTGGTTATGAACGGCATTTCAACAAGTTCATCAAACCACGACTTCTTCTCACAAGTTGGTAATTCTTACCTGCTGGGCGAGGTGGAAGCCATGTCTGACGACGACTATAATATTTAA